One archaeon BMS3Bbin15 genomic window, ACCATACCAATACCAAAAAATATTCCGCCAATAGCAGTATTAAGTCCAGCGTTTACTATATAAGGATAGTCTACAATGAAACCTGCATTCGAGAAAATCAGAAAGCCAGTTGAAGTAACAGCCAGAGCTACAATTATTGCTTTAAGCATAGATGTGTGCCTGAAGAGAAAAAAGTCTCTGAAGGCAGAAGCCATACAGAACTGGCTTCTTTCAATCACAACTCCCAGAAGCACTCCAAATATGAGTGCCAGAACCTTTTCTATCATATCAACCTCACAATTATTTTTGCTCCTATGTATGCTCCCCCGGCTATTGATATTAAAGCAATAAAACTGGATATTGCAAGTTGAGGTACCCCAGACATAATATGACCAATATTACATCCATAAGCCAGACGGGCACCGAAGCCCATGAGAAGACCTCCGATGAAAACCTGAAGGAACCTCCACCTGTTCTGTGGGATTCTTATCTTAAAATCTCTTCCGGCAATGGCACCAAGAAAAGCACCTGCAATTATACCAAAATCGAGAATCACCCTCCAGTTGGTCTCGGGAATATACTTTTGAAAGTAGAGATTTGAAGAAACATGAGTATTTGATACAAAATTTTCAATATTAGCAACAAAATGGCTTTCTCCAGAGGTTATACTCCAGGGTTTACCAAGAGTGATAAAAATAAGTATATTCAGAAGTGCTATAATAACCCCACCCTTCAGATGGGATATATTGCGCATCAGCTCACCACAATCTCGATTTTAAATTCAGGACCCTTCTCATATATTTTAAATTTATGGCCCTGTTCTGTCATTTCAATAGGAATAGACCTCTTTGCAGGTGGATGATCAGATATCACCACCAGGATTTCACCCTTTTTCATTTTTTTAATCTCTTTTACGCATTTCAAAAGAGGTACAGGGCATATATCCCCTCTAACATCAATTATGTTCATTCCGCTACTCTCCTCAGCGTAACCTCATAGTTATCCTCCTCTTTATTATATTCACATTCGGCAACTGCCATCTCAACATCAAGAATTCTACCCAGTATTCCAGATAGCATTCCAGCTTCAAGATTATATGTGGTTGGTCGAGAAGAAAAAGTCAGGCATGAAGGAGCATCTTTTATTACAGCCTTAAAAAGAGGTTTTTTTAAATCTAATTCAAGAATTTTTATTTTGCCAAAACCGGTATTCCTTAAAATTATCGAACACAGTTCATGAATCTGTGTGGTTTTACTGACATCTTCAAGTTCGGGAAACTGCTTCATAACGAGCTGGGCATATTTTTTACCCATATCCCTTCCTATAACTCTCAAAACAAGCTCGGAGCCTTCGCCTATCACCCTGTATAGTGATTCCCTTAAGATACTTATTGTTTCACTGAAAAATATCGTGCACTTTTCATTCATCAGCATGGGCTGCCCTGTTTCATCATCAAGGTATAGATAGGGTATAGGTTTTTTATACATATCAATTTGTCCTCCTGTATCTTTCTAAAAGCTCTCTACCCCTCCGAGTAAGATATTCATAAAAATCCTTTATCACTTTATTTTCAAGGTCCTTTTTCTTGGTTATGGCATAGATTGGACGCTTATCCTGAAAGTCAATAATTTTAACAATTTTAACTAAATTACCCTCTTCATATTTTTTAGACAGTACATATGAAGTTATTGCAGTTCCCAACCCAGAAGAAACGCCATATAT contains:
- a CDS encoding putative inner membrane protein — translated: MIEKVLALIFGVLLGVVIERSQFCMASAFRDFFLFRHTSMLKAIIVALAVTSTGFLIFSNAGFIVDYPYIVNAGLNTAIGGIFFGIGMVLAGGCASGTLYRVGEGYTTSMVALAGMLVGIAGFAEVYSLLKSIFIDPTSIGKLTLQGVIGTSEITAYFLFVSVLTISYFLIARRYSK
- a CDS encoding putative inner membrane protein, which translates into the protein MRNISHLKGGVIIALLNILIFITLGKPWSITSGESHFVANIENFVSNTHVSSNLYFQKYIPETNWRVILDFGIIAGAFLGAIAGRDFKIRIPQNRWRFLQVFIGGLLMGFGARLAYGCNIGHIMSGVPQLAISSFIALISIAGGAYIGAKIIVRLI